Proteins found in one Melospiza georgiana isolate bMelGeo1 chromosome 1, bMelGeo1.pri, whole genome shotgun sequence genomic segment:
- the SCRN1 gene encoding secernin-1 isoform X1, whose product MAAAPPSYCFVALPPCSKDGLVVFGKNSARPRDEVQEVVYFAAAEHEPGSKVECTYIEIEQVPRTHAVVLSRPSWLWGAEMGANEHGVCVANEAVVTREPASESEALLGMDLVRLGLERGATAKEALDVIVALLEEHGQGGNYYEDGSSCHTFQSAFLIVDRNEAWILETSGKYWAAEKITEGVKCICNQLSLTTKIDAEHPELRNYVKSQGWWNGDSDFNFSEVFSLADDHLACCSGRESLEKQGGDVSAQAMIDVLRDKDSGVCVDSESFLTTASIVSVLPQDPSFPCIHYFTGTPDPSRSIFKPFIFVDDVKLVPKVQSPSFGNDDPAKKIPRFQEKPDRRHELYKAHEWARSLLENDQDKGQKLMRIMLDLEKQGLEAMEDILSRTEILDPAEVVDLFYDCVDTELKFFK is encoded by the exons atggctgcagctcctccaagcTACTGTTTCGTAGCCTTGCCCCCCTGTTCCAAGGATGGGCTGGTGGTGTTTGGGAAGAACTCTGCACGGCCCAGAGATGAAGTACAGGAGGTGGTGTactttgctgctgcagagcatgAGCCAGGAAGCAAAGTGGAG TGCACGTACATCGAGATTGAGCAGGTGCCCAGGACTCACGCTGTGGTGCTCAGCaggccctcctggctgtgggggGCAGAAATGGGAGCTAACGAGCACGGAGTGTGTGTAGCTAACGAAGCTGTTGTGACCAGAGAGCCAGCTTCTGAGTCTGAAGCCTTGCTAGGCATGGACCTTGTCAG ACTTGGCCTAGAAAGGGGGGCAACAGCTAAAGAAGCATTGGATGTGATAGTTGCTCTGTTGGAAGAGCATGGACAAGGTGGAAATTATTATGAAGATGGGAGTTCATGCCACACTTTCCAAAGTGCGTTTCTGATTGTGGACAGGAATGAAGCCTGGATACTGGAGACTTCTGGAAAGTATTGGGCAGCTGAAAAAATCACAG AGGGAGTGAAATGTATTTGCAATCAGCTTTCATTAACTACAAAAATTGATGCTGAGCATCCTGAACTAAGGAATTATGTGAAAAGTCAAGGCTGGTGGAACGGAGACTCTGACTTCaatttttctgaagtgttttcTCTTGCTGATGACCATTTAGCCTGTTGTTCTGGCAGGGAGAGCCTAGAAAAACAAGGTG GTGACGTTTCTGCACAAGCTATGATTGATGTCCTGCGTGACAAGGACAGTGGTGTCTGTGTGGACTCTGAATCTTTCCTTACTACAGCTAGCATAGTGTCTGTTCTGCCTCAGGACCCTAGTTTTCCCTGTATTCATTACTTCACTGGCACACCAGACCCTTCAAG GTCCATATTTAAACCCTTTATTTTTGTTGATGATGTAAAATTAGTACCAAAAGTGCAGTCTCCTTCTTTTGGCAATGATGATCCTGCTAAAAAGATACCTCGGTTCCAGGAGAAGCCAGATCGTAGGCATGAATTGTACAAGGCACATGAATGGGCCCGATCTCTCCTGGAGAATGATCAG GATAAAGGCCAGAAACTGATGAGGATTATGTTAGACCTTGAAAAGCAAGGTTTAGAAGCAATGGAAGATATCCTTTCTCGTACAGAGATTCTGGATCCAGCTGAAGTAGTGGATCTTTTCTATGACTGTGTTGACACAGAACTAAAGTTCTTCAAATAA
- the SCRN1 gene encoding secernin-1 isoform X2 codes for MGWWCLGRTLHGPEMKYRRWCTLLLQSMSQEAKWRLGLERGATAKEALDVIVALLEEHGQGGNYYEDGSSCHTFQSAFLIVDRNEAWILETSGKYWAAEKITEGVKCICNQLSLTTKIDAEHPELRNYVKSQGWWNGDSDFNFSEVFSLADDHLACCSGRESLEKQGGDVSAQAMIDVLRDKDSGVCVDSESFLTTASIVSVLPQDPSFPCIHYFTGTPDPSRSIFKPFIFVDDVKLVPKVQSPSFGNDDPAKKIPRFQEKPDRRHELYKAHEWARSLLENDQDKGQKLMRIMLDLEKQGLEAMEDILSRTEILDPAEVVDLFYDCVDTELKFFK; via the exons ATGGGCTGGTGGTGTTTGGGAAGAACTCTGCACGGCCCAGAGATGAAGTACAGGAGGTGGTGTactttgctgctgcagagcatgAGCCAGGAAGCAAAGTGGAG ACTTGGCCTAGAAAGGGGGGCAACAGCTAAAGAAGCATTGGATGTGATAGTTGCTCTGTTGGAAGAGCATGGACAAGGTGGAAATTATTATGAAGATGGGAGTTCATGCCACACTTTCCAAAGTGCGTTTCTGATTGTGGACAGGAATGAAGCCTGGATACTGGAGACTTCTGGAAAGTATTGGGCAGCTGAAAAAATCACAG AGGGAGTGAAATGTATTTGCAATCAGCTTTCATTAACTACAAAAATTGATGCTGAGCATCCTGAACTAAGGAATTATGTGAAAAGTCAAGGCTGGTGGAACGGAGACTCTGACTTCaatttttctgaagtgttttcTCTTGCTGATGACCATTTAGCCTGTTGTTCTGGCAGGGAGAGCCTAGAAAAACAAGGTG GTGACGTTTCTGCACAAGCTATGATTGATGTCCTGCGTGACAAGGACAGTGGTGTCTGTGTGGACTCTGAATCTTTCCTTACTACAGCTAGCATAGTGTCTGTTCTGCCTCAGGACCCTAGTTTTCCCTGTATTCATTACTTCACTGGCACACCAGACCCTTCAAG GTCCATATTTAAACCCTTTATTTTTGTTGATGATGTAAAATTAGTACCAAAAGTGCAGTCTCCTTCTTTTGGCAATGATGATCCTGCTAAAAAGATACCTCGGTTCCAGGAGAAGCCAGATCGTAGGCATGAATTGTACAAGGCACATGAATGGGCCCGATCTCTCCTGGAGAATGATCAG GATAAAGGCCAGAAACTGATGAGGATTATGTTAGACCTTGAAAAGCAAGGTTTAGAAGCAATGGAAGATATCCTTTCTCGTACAGAGATTCTGGATCCAGCTGAAGTAGTGGATCTTTTCTATGACTGTGTTGACACAGAACTAAAGTTCTTCAAATAA